One part of the Bombus pascuorum unplaced genomic scaffold, iyBomPasc1.1, whole genome shotgun sequence genome encodes these proteins:
- the LOC132915676 gene encoding uncharacterized protein LOC132915676, with the protein MYLMFTYSRVAAGRRCGARQIADPVRRTSEKLVGPYLSRPLTSPSRGAPRHPASVPTGVGCERVSGTKTRRQGTNTIKQTLDDEDNDDMSENINNEVCGAGEGYPSTGADVGGEAGPAVSLACDRGRMGVDHQAPIHVITTGEEEEGDIEMEEAPIVIQRGAGYSTALLGTYI; encoded by the exons atgtatctgatgttcacctatagtcgggtggcggctggtcggcgctgtggcgcccgtcagatcgctgatccggtgcggagaacttcggagaagttggtgggcccatatctgtcaagaccactcacctcaccttcacgtggggctccccgtcaccctgcatcggtcccgaccggggtagggtgcgaaagagtgagtggcaccaaGACGAGAAGGCAAGGCACCAACACGATAAAACAAACCCTTGATGATGAAGATAATGATGATAtgtcggaaaatataaataatgaagtttgcggtgcaggggagggataccccagtaccggcgcagacgTGGGTGGTGAAGCGGGCCCCGCTGTGTCGTTAGCTTGTGACCGTGGCCGGATGGGGGTGGACCACCAGGCCCCCATTCATGTTATCACGACTGgtgaggaggaagaaggagacatTGAAATGGAAGAGGCTCCGATAGT aatacagCGAGGTGCCGGGTATTCAACCGCCttgcttggaacgtatatataa